One part of the Rhodococcus oxybenzonivorans genome encodes these proteins:
- a CDS encoding MmcQ/YjbR family DNA-binding protein, giving the protein MATWADVVDIGRSLPAVQESTSYRTPALKVAGKLIARHRTESDGGLMVVCGLDEKAALLEEGNAFYTIPHYDGYGAILVRLDEVGLDQLTELLQDAWRIKASAQLRKQVDRP; this is encoded by the coding sequence ATGGCGACCTGGGCGGACGTGGTGGACATCGGGAGGTCACTGCCCGCAGTGCAGGAAAGCACGTCCTACCGGACCCCGGCGCTGAAGGTGGCCGGCAAGCTGATCGCGAGACACCGCACGGAGTCCGACGGCGGGCTCATGGTGGTGTGCGGTCTCGACGAGAAGGCCGCTCTCCTCGAGGAGGGAAACGCCTTCTACACCATCCCCCACTACGACGGGTACGGCGCGATTCTGGTCCGTCTCGACGAGGTCGGACTCGACCAACTCACGGAGCTTCTGCAGGATGCCTGGCGGATCAAGGCCTCTGCTCAGCTCCGCAAGCAGGTCGACCGTCCCTGA
- a CDS encoding riboflavin synthase codes for MFTGIVEELGEVVAKEELADAARFTVRGPVVTSDASHGDSIAVNGVCLTVVEVLADGSFTADVMQETLNRSSLQKIDVGSRVNLERAAALNSRLGGHLVQGHVDGTGHIISRSPSDNWEVVRIALPDAISKYVVEKGSITVDGVSLTVSALGGERGDEYFEISLIPTTLNLTTLGAAPVGAPVNLEVDVIAKYVERLQAAGR; via the coding sequence GTGTTCACCGGAATCGTCGAAGAATTGGGTGAGGTCGTCGCCAAGGAAGAGCTGGCTGACGCCGCACGGTTCACCGTGCGCGGTCCGGTGGTCACTTCTGATGCGTCGCACGGAGACTCGATTGCCGTGAACGGTGTGTGCCTCACCGTCGTCGAAGTGCTCGCCGACGGGTCGTTCACGGCCGACGTCATGCAGGAGACCTTGAACCGGTCGAGTCTGCAGAAGATCGATGTCGGGAGCCGGGTCAACCTCGAGCGGGCGGCAGCGCTGAACAGCAGGCTCGGCGGTCACCTCGTTCAGGGGCACGTCGACGGTACCGGTCACATCATCAGCCGGAGCCCGTCCGACAACTGGGAAGTGGTGCGGATCGCTCTGCCCGACGCTATCTCGAAGTATGTAGTGGAGAAGGGATCGATCACGGTCGACGGGGTATCGCTGACCGTGTCGGCGCTCGGTGGTGAGCGCGGCGACGAGTATTTCGAAATCTCGCTGATCCCCACCACGCTGAACCTGACCACACTGGGAGCGGCGCCGGTCGGCGCACCCGTCAATCTGGAGGTCGACGTGATCGCCAAGTATGTGGAGCGCCTGCAAGCCGCCGGCCGCTGA
- the ribD gene encoding bifunctional diaminohydroxyphosphoribosylaminopyrimidine deaminase/5-amino-6-(5-phosphoribosylamino)uracil reductase RibD has product MPHENSAADLDAAMLIAIGAAESARGFTSPNPAVGAVVLDAGGRIAGVGMTQPPGGPHAEVVALREAGDAARGGTVVVTLEPCNHHGRTGPCSTALIEAGVVAVHYAVADPNPEAAGGAETLAAAGVAVASGLRAQEVERGPLRAWLHRQRTGRPHITWKYAATLDGRSAAADGTSKWITGPDARARVHADRAKLDAIVVGTGTVLADDPRLTARLPDGSLAAHQPLRVVVGRTELPPRARVLDDSAPTLLLRTHDVNDVVAALAEYTDVLLEGGPRLAGAFLAAGRVDRIQAYLAPLVLGAGRPAVSEAGVSTIDGALRFNHESVETIGPDLLLSLIPALPEHPALSSKP; this is encoded by the coding sequence GTGCCCCACGAGAATTCTGCCGCAGACCTCGACGCCGCGATGCTGATCGCCATCGGCGCCGCGGAGTCCGCCCGTGGTTTCACCAGCCCGAACCCCGCGGTCGGTGCTGTCGTGCTCGACGCCGGCGGGCGTATCGCCGGGGTGGGAATGACCCAGCCCCCGGGCGGTCCCCACGCCGAGGTCGTGGCGTTGCGGGAGGCGGGTGACGCGGCGCGCGGAGGCACGGTCGTGGTCACTCTGGAACCGTGTAACCACCACGGCCGCACGGGGCCCTGCTCCACCGCGCTGATCGAGGCCGGGGTCGTGGCCGTCCACTATGCGGTGGCCGATCCCAACCCAGAGGCGGCCGGTGGCGCCGAAACTCTCGCGGCCGCCGGCGTCGCCGTCGCCTCCGGACTGCGCGCCCAGGAAGTCGAGCGGGGGCCGCTCCGGGCCTGGCTGCACCGGCAACGCACCGGCCGGCCGCACATCACCTGGAAATACGCGGCGACCCTCGATGGCCGTAGTGCCGCAGCGGATGGAACCAGCAAGTGGATCACCGGTCCCGACGCCCGAGCACGGGTCCACGCCGACCGCGCGAAGCTCGATGCGATCGTGGTCGGCACGGGGACCGTGCTCGCCGACGACCCACGGTTGACGGCTCGGCTGCCCGACGGGTCCCTCGCCGCCCACCAACCGCTGCGCGTGGTCGTCGGCCGGACCGAGCTTCCGCCGCGCGCTCGGGTTCTCGACGACTCGGCGCCCACGCTGCTGCTCCGCACCCACGATGTGAACGACGTCGTCGCCGCCCTCGCCGAGTACACCGACGTTCTGCTCGAAGGTGGGCCCCGGTTGGCGGGTGCCTTCCTTGCCGCAGGCCGGGTCGACCGGATCCAGGCCTACCTCGCTCCGCTGGTACTCGGTGCCGGCAGGCCCGCGGTGTCGGAGGCGGGGGTGTCCACGATCGACGGCGCACTGCGGTTCAACCACGAGTCCGTCGAAACAATCGGCCCCGATTTGTTGTTGAGTTTGATTCCGGCACTGCCGGAGCACCCCGCCCTGTCCAGCAAGCCCTGA
- the rpe gene encoding ribulose-phosphate 3-epimerase — protein sequence MATPMIAPSILSADFARLAEEATAVAGADWLHVDVMDAHFVPNLTLGLPVVKSLLAATDIPLDCHLMIDDPGRWAPPYAEAGAHNVTFHAEATDDPRSVARDIRAAGAKAGLSVKPGTPIEPYLEILKDFDTLLVMSVEPGFGGQSFIPEVLSKAKAVRRLVDSGELTLIVEIDGGINADTVEAAAEAGVDCFVAGSAVYGASDPAEAVQALRASAAKASPHLSISR from the coding sequence GTGGCAACCCCGATGATCGCACCGTCCATCCTGTCTGCAGATTTTGCTCGTCTCGCGGAGGAGGCGACCGCGGTCGCCGGTGCCGACTGGCTTCACGTCGACGTGATGGACGCGCATTTCGTCCCGAACCTCACGCTCGGTCTTCCGGTGGTGAAGAGCCTGCTCGCGGCGACGGACATTCCGCTCGACTGCCACCTCATGATCGACGACCCGGGTCGCTGGGCACCGCCCTACGCCGAAGCCGGCGCCCACAACGTGACCTTCCACGCCGAAGCCACCGACGACCCGCGGTCGGTGGCCCGCGACATTCGGGCGGCCGGCGCGAAAGCAGGACTCAGTGTGAAGCCGGGAACGCCGATCGAGCCCTACCTGGAAATTCTGAAAGATTTCGACACGCTTCTCGTCATGAGCGTGGAGCCCGGATTCGGCGGACAGTCCTTCATCCCGGAGGTGTTGTCCAAGGCGAAGGCTGTACGGCGCCTGGTCGACTCGGGTGAGCTGACGCTGATCGTGGAGATCGACGGTGGCATCAACGCCGACACCGTCGAGGCCGCCGCCGAGGCGGGAGTCGACTGCTTCGTCGCCGGATCCGCTGTCTACGGCGCCTCCGATCCCGCCGAAGCGGTGCAGGCGCTCCGAGCCAGTGCTGCCAAAGCCTCTCCGCACCTGAGCATCTCGCGGTAA